One genomic region from Saprospiraceae bacterium encodes:
- a CDS encoding ATP-binding protein, with product MNRYSITGPESSGKTTLASQLSFSSQLPLVEEYARTFLSLGNVIDSARDLILLAQRQIELENQAMQMGTDIICDTDMIVLNIWSQDKFGFVPQALTALTNHHRYTHTFVCTPDIPWAPDPLRVNPFDRERLFQEYIKMLKLIGSPFTIIEGDGPARTAIGMQILAHIRD from the coding sequence ATCAATCGATATAGCATCACCGGCCCTGAATCGAGTGGTAAGACTACTCTGGCCAGTCAGCTTTCATTCTCTAGTCAGTTGCCATTGGTAGAGGAGTATGCCCGTACCTTCCTTTCTCTTGGCAATGTTATTGATAGTGCCAGGGATTTGATCTTATTGGCCCAGCGGCAAATAGAACTAGAGAATCAAGCGATGCAGATGGGGACAGATATCATTTGCGACACTGATATGATCGTGTTGAATATTTGGAGTCAGGACAAATTTGGTTTTGTACCACAAGCCTTAACTGCTTTAACAAACCATCATCGCTACACTCATACTTTTGTATGTACACCTGATATACCCTGGGCACCTGATCCGCTGAGAGTAAATCCTTTTGACAGGGAGAGGTTATTTCAGGAGTACATCAAAATGCTAAAATTGATAGGCAGTCCATTTACCATTATCGAAGGGGATGGACCTGCCAGGACTGCTATTGGCATGCAAATATTGGCGCATATTAGAGATTAG